The sequence TTTTAGTCTATGGACCAATGCTAGATTTAAAAAACACCGTGATGCTATTTGCCTTTTTCAAAGCTAAATTTGTTATTACGTTTATGATTACTGTAACCGTTGTTGTTTTCGTCGCCATCATGGGGCTTCAATTCTTCATCCTTTAAGTTATTGTTTTCTCTCAAATGAGAGCCCTGAAAAATAGAAAGGAGATTGTAGATGAACAATGATATTGAAATTAAGAATTTAAGCTTCCATGCTTATATTCGTGGAATTATCCTAATTGGATTTGCCCTTCTTTTACTAGGTTTTATCATTTCTGGGAGCATCCAATTGTATATTTCTCCTAAAATGATGCCGTTTATATACTTTGCAACGGTGGTTTTTCTTATCCTTGGAGTGATACAAATCCTCCGGAGCACCGCAAAGAACCAAGAGGAAGAAATCGCTTGTGACTGTGGTGCAGACCATGGGATGAGCGGCTCGCGCCTACGTCAATTGATCGTCTATGGTATTTTCATCGTACCAATTGTCGGGGGATTTATGCTCCCTGATCATGTATTAGATAGCTCGGTAGCTGCAAATCGAGGAATCCAACTAGGTTCAGGTCTCTATTCAAAACCAACACCAGCAGCAGCTAGTCCCGAGCAAAACTCGACCGCTAGAGCTGAAGCTTTCTTAGATGACCCTGACCAATACTATCGAGAGCTAGCAAATGGTGGTGATACGGATACTGAACATTACACAATTGAGGATTTCTATACAGAAGAAGGGTTCAATAGCTATTATGATGAGCTTGCCAATGAGCTGCTTGAAGAAGACCGGATCATCGTTACTGATGAAAACTATCTAGATGTTATGACCGTCTTAGATATGCACTTGGATCAATTTATTGGTCGTGAAATTGAAATCATGGGATTCGTCTACCGTGAACCAGACTTCGAAGAAAATCAGCTAGTCGTTGCTCGCTTTTCAATGACATGCTGTGTGGCTGATGCAGCCGTCTACGGAACGCTAGTTGAATTTCCAGAAGCAGAACAGTTTGAAAACGATACATGGATACAGATATCAGGCACAATTGATCAGTCTCAATATAACGAATTCATTGTCCCACTTGTCCACTTAAGAGAAATTGAAGTCATCGAAGCTCCGGATCAACCGTACGTCTTTCCAACCTTCCGTTGATAACATCACGAGTGTCTTTAAAGCTAGCTTATTACCTTTAGAGACACTCTTTATATGCTTTTTATGCTCGATATAAGAAAAAAAGCAGCAACCCCTAATCAGTTTAGAGGTTGCTACGAAATTATTCATGGCAATATTTTCACTTCCCAACGTTATAAATACTTTCGATGAACTTTCTTGCCATCATAAATAAATACCATTTGCTTGTCATTAACAATTGTCTCAAGATGAACCGGTCTTCCCCACAGTTGATAAATATATGGAAGAACACGTTCAAGGTAACTTACGTCTAATTCAGTCCCTTCATACGAATGAGTAATATATAACTCACCGCTTTTCAAATAGTCTCCATCCGTAACCATTAAATAAGGAAAGCCACCGTTTACTCGTGACTGAACGAGCTGGTCACGTACATGCTGCCATTCCTTATCAACAATTTTATAATCCGCTCCTTGCTTTTGGAACAAATACATATCTTCTCGTAAAACGAGGTCTTTCGTTAAATAATTACGAATGAACGAGATGTCAGACTCAATCTCACGGACTTCAAAGATTTTATCCCGCCCACTTCCTGGTTGCACGCCTTGACGTTCTTGCATCTCTTTAGTTGGGTTGTTATAGCGTTCTTCAATGTCCTCGAAAATCTTCAAACCGAGATAATAAGGGTTAATCGTTGTTGTCGACGGTTGGACAACGCCAGCATTTAACTTGGCAAATTCAATCGTGTCCTCAGATGTTAAGTCCATTTCGCGTAAAATTCGTGCATGCCAATACGAAGCCCAACCTTCGTTCATAATTTTCGTTTCAAGCTGCGGCCAGAAATATAACATCTCTTCACGCATCATTGTGAGGATATCTCGTTGCCAAGGTTCCAACTCTCGGCTATATTCTTCAATAAATAACAGCAAGTCTTTTTCTGGCTTGGGTGGAAATTGCTTTTTCGTGCGTCTTTTTGGAACGCTACTTGGCTTTTTATCTAAATCCCAAAGATCGTCATATGGGGTTTCGGCTTTTGTAAGTTCTTCCTCATCCTCTTCATCATCAATATGCCAGCTTAACTTCGGTCGCAAAAGGCTAGGATCAATGTGTTCTTGAATTGATAACACTGCATCTAAAAACCTCTCAACTTCCTCTTTCCCGTGTATCATTTCATAATTTGAAATACGTTCTGCCGTTGCACTCATACTCTCAACCATATCACGTCTTGTATTTGAGAACCGTACATTATTCTTAAAGAAATCACAATGTGCCAACACGTGAGCAATAATCATTTTGTTTTGAATTAGACTATTACTATCAAGTAAAAACGCATAACAAGGATCACTATTAATGACAAGCTCATAAATTTTACTTAAACCAAGGTCGTACTGTAACTTCATCTTGTGAAATTGTTTACCAAAGCTCCAATGGGAATATCTTGTCGGCATACCGTATGCCCCGAATGTATAAATGATTTCCGCTGGACAAATTTCATATCGCATTGGAAAAAAGTCAAGCCCGAACCCTTTAGCAATCTCGTTAATTTCTTCAATCGCATATTCGATTGCTTTCCTGTCCTCCGTTAGCACGTACAACGCCTCCTTCACTTGTCATTTATACAATTTATGAAAGGAAGGCGCTGATGATGAAAAAATATACACTTTTCTTCGACTTTTCACGAATAGTTCCTAATATTCCAATGAGTAAAACTTGATCCGTTCAAACCCAAACCTACTTATATCTCTATAATGAAAAAACGCCAACAAAGTCTCTAAAGACCTTGCTGACGCTTTTTATTAACGTTATTTGTTTATACTTATTGTTGGTAAAGAATTGGAGACCCTGGTCCAAGGTCAATTCCTAATACCATCCAAACAATAAGCATCAGGGTCCAAATAATTGTAAAGATAATTGTGTATGGGAACATAACAGAGATCAGTGTACCAATTCCCATTTTCTTATCATACTTTTGTGCAAATGCGATGATAATCGCAAAGTATGTCATTAGTGGTGTAATGATATTTGTTGTTGAATCGGCAATTCGGTATGCCATTTGCGTCATTTCTGGTGAATAACCAAGCTGCATCATAATTGGCACGAAGATTGGAGCCATCATTGCCCATTTTGCAGAGGCACTTCCGATAAATAGGTTAATAAACCCAGCTACAAGAATAAAGCCAATAATTAACGGAATACCTGAGAAGTTAATCGATTGTAGGAATTCCGCCCCGTACACACCAATCACTAGTCCTAGGTTTGTCTCTGCGAAGAATGCTACGAATTGACCCGCTGTAAAGGCTAGAACGATAAACATCCCCATCGCAGACATTGTATCTGATAATTGGTTCGCAACGTCTTTGTCATTACGAATATTTTTCGTAACAATTCCGTAAACAAGTCCAGGAACAAAGAACAAAATCATAATAATTGGCACTAATGAAGACATGAATGGAGATTGGATAATTCCACCGTCTTCACCACGTAACGGTGCATCTGGTGGTAAAATCAATAGCGCTGTTGCTACTAATGCCACCGCAAGTGCAAGGACAGACCATATCAGACCTTTTCTTTCAATCGCATCAAGACCTTTAATATCTTCACGGTACTCACCTTTGTACTCACCAAGACGTGGTTCAACAACTTTCTCAGTCACCCACGCACCTACAATTGTAAGTAGGAATACAGAAGCAATAATAAAGTAATAGTTCATCGCAATATTCATTGTCTCAGCATACGCTGGGTCAATGATACTCGCTGCTTGAATCGTTAACTCCCCAAGCATTGGGTCCGTTGCAGATAAGAATAAGTTAGCACTAAAACCAGCTGATACTCCAGCAAACGCTGCTGCTAAACCAGCAAGCGGATGACGACCAATCGCTGCGAAGATTAAAGCTCCTAGTGGCGGTAGAACAACATAACCCGCATCTGAAGCCACACTAGACATAATCCCTGCAAACACAAGTCCTGCAGTAATTAAGCGCTGTGGAATCGATAAAACAAAGCCACGTAAACAAGCACTTATTAAGCCTGTTCGCTCAGCTAGTCCGATACCTAACATCGTTGCTAGTACAACACCTAACGGAGCGAACCCTATGAAGTTATCAACCATACTTGTGAAAATATATTGGATTCCTTCTGCGCTCAGTAAGTTCTGGACTTCAACCATTTCACCTTCTCGTCCAGGATGCTCTACACTTACACCAAATGCCGATATAATTGCAGAGACGAAAATTACTACTAATGATAAAATTGCAAATAAAGTAATTGGGTGTGGTAGTTTATTACCTACAATTTCAACACGATCCAAAAAACGTTGAAAAAACCCCTTACGTTCCTTAGCCATTCTTGTTTCCCCTTCCTGTTATAAAATTTTGACAATATAGTAAAAAAGAACGCAAAAATTTATTTCATTAATCGATGTCACAATTATAAACGGGATAAATAGTTTTTAAAATATAATTCCTTAAAATAATAAGATTCGAAACTTTATGTCTATTTACTATATTAATATAAAGACTGATATGAACGTAAAGTAGCGCATGTTGCTAGGGAAATAAACACATAGCTGGAAGTAACTCACTTATCATTTTCACTCTTTCTCAACGCCAAGTACAGCCTCTTCCCACGTGATGAATCAAGCTTCCTTTCCAGAATTAATAGCTATGTGAAATTTTTTGATATAGATAAATAAAAAAGAATGATCCTATTGAAAACATTTTATTTCAGTAGGATCATTCTTTCTATTCTAATATATTTTTATTTCACTTTTTTTGTTGATCACCAATCTTACAAAGGGCTTAATCATTTCTTCACAAAAACATTTTACTCATACCTCAGAACACCGCTTTATGTTAAACGTTCTTTAGCCAGCATTTATCAAATTCTTTTCAATTACCATTAGACTCTATGTTTGAATATACTTGCTTCATAACAGCATCTTTTATTGCTTGTAATGCTTGGCTACTTTCTTCGTACGTATCACGTTTGACTCCAAAATAAAACTTCACCTTTGGTTCAGTTCCTGATGGTCGAATACAGAACCAACTACCATCTTGTAGTTTATACTTGAGTACATTTGAAACAGGAAGAGTGATGACTTCGGTTGATTCCTCCATTCTTTTAGTTCGCTTACTTACTAGATAATCTTCAATCACATTAATATTCTGCCCATTAACCTTTGTTGGTGGCTGTTCTCGAAAGGAAGTTATAATCTTATCAATCTGCTCTAGACCCACCTTCCCTTTTAACGTCAACGATTCGAGACCTTCAAGATAGTATCCATACTTCTCAAACACCTCTAGTAAACCTTCGTAAAGCGTCATCCCTCGGGTTTTATAGTACGTAGCCATCTCACAAGCAAATAAACACGCCTGTACAGCATCCTTATCTCTTACAAAATCACCTAACAAATACCCATAGCTTTCTTCATAACCAAATAGATACTTATACTCACCTGTTTGTTCATATTCCTTCATCTTCTCACCAATAAATTTAAAGCCAGTGAGTGTATCAATCGTTTCGATGCCATACGTCTCTGCAATTTTACGCCCCAATTCAGAGGTAACGATCGTTTTTAGAACCACACCGTTTTTAGGTAATGTTCCGAGAGCTTTCTTTTGAGATAAGAGGTACTCAAGCATAAGTGCTCCTGTTTGATTTCCGGTTAGCACTGTGTATTCTCCATCGGGATCTTTAACAGCCACCCCGACACGGTCAGCATCAGGATCTGTAGAAATTAATACATCTGCGTCTAGCTTTTTTCCATAGTCAATCGCTAATGCAAATGCCGCATGCTCTTCTGGATTAGGAGATTTTACAGTTGAAAAGTTTGGATCTGGAAGCTCTTGTTCTTTGACGACAGTGACATTGGTAAATCCCGATGATTCTAAGACGGTACGGACAGGAACATTGGCGGTCCCGTGCAACGGTGAAAAAACAATTGAAACATCTTTCCCATACGCTTGCACAAGTCCTTGGTTGACAATAATTGACTGCAATGCTTCATTATAAGCACGATCAATTTCTTCTCCAATCACTTTCAAAAGACCATTTGCTTTCAACTCTCGTTCATTAGCAACCTCAATTGTCAATTCATCATCAATGCGTTTAACATGTTCAATTAACTCATTAGCTTCTTTTGGCGGCAATTGACCACCATCTGGCCCATAAACTTTGAAACCATTATATTCCGGAGGGTTATGGCTTGCTGTAATGACAATACCAGCAAACGCTTGTAAATGCCGAACTGCAAAAGACAGCTCAGGGGTTGGTCTTAATTCATGGAAGACGTACGTTTGTATCCCACAGTTCCCAAGCGTTGCAGCTGCTTCGTGCGCAAACTCACGTGAAAAATGACGACAATCATAAGCAATGACTACTCCCCGTTTTTTGGCATCCTCACTTTCAGATTCAATATAACTGGCTAAACCTTTCGCAGCTTTTCTTACCGTATATGTATTCATTCGATTAGGACCAGGACCAATCTCTCCTCGCATCCCACCTGTACCGAACTCTAATGTCTTATAGAAGCAATCCTCGAGCTGGGTCAAATCATTTTTCATGTCTTCTAACTCTTGTTTTAATCCTTCTTCTAAGTGCTTAAAACGACTCCATCGTTCATACTCCTCTTTCCAACTCATATAAACCTCCGTAACATGTATTTTTGATTACTTTTATATTAAATGCTCTACCCTCATTAATAATTCCATTTTAAATGATTTGTTCCTTCTTATTTCTAGTGATTTACAATCTATCTTCAGAACTTGACCTTCATCCTTTTAAAAAAGGGCTATCCCTTAACTGCTCACCTCAAATTGTCTGAGATAACAGCAGGGAAAGCCCTTGTTCCTAGATTACTTTTTTATCTTCAATCACATCTTCTTCAATCGGTGTCGTCGCATAGTGAAGATCTTGTTCTAGTTTGTTTTTATGAAGAAGCGTCTCCTCTTCAGTCCAACTAAAACGTTTTTTCATATAATCTAACACTGGTTGTTTCCACTTTTGTACCCAATCAATATTAAAAAGAACAGCTCCAGTCCGGCGATTAAAGAAATCAACTGGTGAGGAAACCATTTCCTCCTCAATACCGTAAACAAGTCCCGCATATACATCAATAGGTAGATGATTCTCCTTAGCCTTTTGCTTTTGTTCTTTTACAATCTTATAGACG comes from Desertibacillus haloalkaliphilus and encodes:
- a CDS encoding TIGR03943 family putative permease subunit, which produces MNNDIEIKNLSFHAYIRGIILIGFALLLLGFIISGSIQLYISPKMMPFIYFATVVFLILGVIQILRSTAKNQEEEIACDCGADHGMSGSRLRQLIVYGIFIVPIVGGFMLPDHVLDSSVAANRGIQLGSGLYSKPTPAAASPEQNSTARAEAFLDDPDQYYRELANGGDTDTEHYTIEDFYTEEGFNSYYDELANELLEEDRIIVTDENYLDVMTVLDMHLDQFIGREIEIMGFVYREPDFEENQLVVARFSMTCCVADAAVYGTLVEFPEAEQFENDTWIQISGTIDQSQYNEFIVPLVHLREIEVIEAPDQPYVFPTFR
- a CDS encoding SpoVR family protein; the protein is MLTEDRKAIEYAIEEINEIAKGFGLDFFPMRYEICPAEIIYTFGAYGMPTRYSHWSFGKQFHKMKLQYDLGLSKIYELVINSDPCYAFLLDSNSLIQNKMIIAHVLAHCDFFKNNVRFSNTRRDMVESMSATAERISNYEMIHGKEEVERFLDAVLSIQEHIDPSLLRPKLSWHIDDEEDEEELTKAETPYDDLWDLDKKPSSVPKRRTKKQFPPKPEKDLLLFIEEYSRELEPWQRDILTMMREEMLYFWPQLETKIMNEGWASYWHARILREMDLTSEDTIEFAKLNAGVVQPSTTTINPYYLGLKIFEDIEERYNNPTKEMQERQGVQPGSGRDKIFEVREIESDISFIRNYLTKDLVLREDMYLFQKQGADYKIVDKEWQHVRDQLVQSRVNGGFPYLMVTDGDYLKSGELYITHSYEGTELDVSYLERVLPYIYQLWGRPVHLETIVNDKQMVFIYDGKKVHRKYL
- a CDS encoding AbgT family transporter; this encodes MAKERKGFFQRFLDRVEIVGNKLPHPITLFAILSLVVIFVSAIISAFGVSVEHPGREGEMVEVQNLLSAEGIQYIFTSMVDNFIGFAPLGVVLATMLGIGLAERTGLISACLRGFVLSIPQRLITAGLVFAGIMSSVASDAGYVVLPPLGALIFAAIGRHPLAGLAAAFAGVSAGFSANLFLSATDPMLGELTIQAASIIDPAYAETMNIAMNYYFIIASVFLLTIVGAWVTEKVVEPRLGEYKGEYREDIKGLDAIERKGLIWSVLALAVALVATALLILPPDAPLRGEDGGIIQSPFMSSLVPIIMILFFVPGLVYGIVTKNIRNDKDVANQLSDTMSAMGMFIVLAFTAGQFVAFFAETNLGLVIGVYGAEFLQSINFSGIPLIIGFILVAGFINLFIGSASAKWAMMAPIFVPIMMQLGYSPEMTQMAYRIADSTTNIITPLMTYFAIIIAFAQKYDKKMGIGTLISVMFPYTIIFTIIWTLMLIVWMVLGIDLGPGSPILYQQ
- a CDS encoding phospho-sugar mutase; translated protein: MSWKEEYERWSRFKHLEEGLKQELEDMKNDLTQLEDCFYKTLEFGTGGMRGEIGPGPNRMNTYTVRKAAKGLASYIESESEDAKKRGVVIAYDCRHFSREFAHEAAATLGNCGIQTYVFHELRPTPELSFAVRHLQAFAGIVITASHNPPEYNGFKVYGPDGGQLPPKEANELIEHVKRIDDELTIEVANERELKANGLLKVIGEEIDRAYNEALQSIIVNQGLVQAYGKDVSIVFSPLHGTANVPVRTVLESSGFTNVTVVKEQELPDPNFSTVKSPNPEEHAAFALAIDYGKKLDADVLISTDPDADRVGVAVKDPDGEYTVLTGNQTGALMLEYLLSQKKALGTLPKNGVVLKTIVTSELGRKIAETYGIETIDTLTGFKFIGEKMKEYEQTGEYKYLFGYEESYGYLLGDFVRDKDAVQACLFACEMATYYKTRGMTLYEGLLEVFEKYGYYLEGLESLTLKGKVGLEQIDKIITSFREQPPTKVNGQNINVIEDYLVSKRTKRMEESTEVITLPVSNVLKYKLQDGSWFCIRPSGTEPKVKFYFGVKRDTYEESSQALQAIKDAVMKQVYSNIESNGN